In Phyllobacterium zundukense, one DNA window encodes the following:
- a CDS encoding serine O-acetyltransferase, which yields MFRNELMESVGLIALIKEDFNNHRRDWTLPGFRALAIYRYGTWARTRRFYLARAFFSIIYIFLNRFVRNIYGIEIYHTAKIGRRLHIGHQGCIVIHQYATIGDDCVVRQGVTLGIAGIERGETGSEHAPILGDRVDIGVGAVIIGRVNIGDDVNIGPNAVVLTDVRANMTVMAPPPRMMSRMTLARPNIDDEKLNLEK from the coding sequence GGATTTCAATAATCACCGGCGGGACTGGACGCTGCCTGGATTTCGCGCGCTTGCGATATATCGCTACGGAACATGGGCGCGCACCCGGCGCTTTTATCTTGCACGCGCATTCTTCTCGATCATTTATATTTTTCTCAATCGGTTCGTCAGAAATATTTACGGTATCGAAATCTACCATACGGCCAAGATTGGTCGTCGGCTGCATATTGGCCATCAGGGATGCATCGTGATCCATCAATATGCAACGATTGGAGACGATTGCGTCGTTCGTCAAGGAGTCACCCTCGGCATTGCAGGCATCGAGCGCGGCGAAACGGGAAGCGAACATGCACCTATACTTGGCGATCGCGTTGACATCGGTGTTGGCGCTGTCATCATTGGCAGGGTGAATATCGGTGATGACGTTAATATCGGCCCTAATGCCGTCGTACTAACCGATGTGCGGGCCAATATGACTGTGATGGCCCCGCCACCGCGAATGATGAGCAGGATGACGTTAGCCAGACCAAATATCGACGATGAAAAGCTGAACTTGGAAAAATAA
- a CDS encoding acyl carrier protein, translating to MNRQQVREKIIEAYQEVISTSKSLAKVDLTDDTKLFESGLDSLGFAILFAKLHDDLGWDPFSLTEAPFEPETFGDFVAFYADNQP from the coding sequence ATGAACAGGCAGCAAGTACGGGAAAAGATCATTGAGGCGTACCAAGAGGTGATATCAACATCAAAATCGCTCGCCAAGGTGGACCTTACAGACGATACAAAGCTTTTCGAAAGCGGTCTCGATTCATTGGGGTTTGCCATCCTGTTTGCAAAGCTGCACGATGATTTGGGGTGGGATCCATTCTCATTGACGGAAGCGCCGTTTGAGCCCGAAACATTTGGTGATTTCGTAGCATTTTATGCAGACAATCAGCCT